A window of the Eleutherodactylus coqui strain aEleCoq1 chromosome 8, aEleCoq1.hap1, whole genome shotgun sequence genome harbors these coding sequences:
- the LOC136577929 gene encoding collagen alpha-1(I) chain-like, translating into MEEENDLTSEDHSGKANNSRGNQCQRAGRGSQCQRAGRGKPVPEGGPGETSARGRAGGNQCQRAGRGKPVPEGGPGETSARGRAGGNQCQRAGRGKPVPEGGPGETSARGRAGGNQCQRAGRGKPVPEGGPGETSARGRAGGNQCQRAGRGKPVPEGGPGETSARGRAGGNQCQRAGRGKPVPESGPGETSARKRAGGNQCQRAGRGKPVPEGGPGETSARGRAGGNQCQRAGRGKPVPESGPGETSARERAGGNQCQRAGRGKPVPESGPGETSARERAGGNQCQRAGRGKPVPESGPGETSARERAGGNQCQRAGRGKPVPESGPGETSARERAGGNQCQRAGRGKPVPESGPGETSARERAGGNQCQRAGRGKPVPESGPGETSARERAGGNQCQRAGRGKPVPESGPGETSARERAGGNQCQRAGRGKPVPESGPGETSARERAGGNQCQRAGRGKPVPESGPGETSARERAGGNQCQRAGRGKPVPESGPGETSARERAGGNQCQRAGRGKPVPESGPGETSARERAGGNQCQRAGRGKPVPESGPGETSARERAGGNQCQRAGRGKPVPESGPGETSARERAGGNQCQRAGRGKPVPESGPGETSARERAGGNQCQRAGRGKPVPESGPGETSARERAGGNQCQRAGRGKPVPESGPGETSARERAGGNQCQRAGRGKPVPESGPGETSARERAGGNQCQRAGRGKPVPESGPGETSARERAGGNQCQRAGRGKPVPESGPGETSARERAGGNQCQRAGRGKPVPESGPGETSARERAGGNQCQRAGRGKPVPESGPGETSARERAGETSARERAGETSARERAEETSARERAEETSARERAEETSARERAEETSARERAEETNVNRKVREETSVSEQVKEKCENRSVSLRG; encoded by the exons ATGGAGGAAGAAAATGATCTGACTTCTGA AGATCACAGTGGGAAAGCCAATAACAGCAGAGGAAACCAGTGCCAGAGGGCGGGCCGGGGAAGCCAGTGCCAGAGGGCGGGCCGGGGGAAACCAGTGCCAGAGGGCGGGCCGGGGGAAACCAGTGCCAGAGGGCGGGCCGGGGGAAACCAGTGCCAGAGGGCGGGCCGGGGGAAACCAGTGCCAGAGGGCGGGCCGGGGGAAACCAGTGCCAGAGGGCGGGCCGGGGGAAACCAGTGCCAGAGGGCGGGCCGGGGGAAACCAGTGCCAGAGGGCGGGCCGGGGGAAACCAGTGCCAGAGGGCGGGCCGGGGGAAACCAGTGCCAGAGGGCGGGCCGGGGGAAACCAGTGCCAGAGGGCGGGCCGGGGGAAACCAGTGCCAGAGGGCGGGCCGGGGGAAACCAGTGCCAGAGGGCGGGCCGGGGGAAACCAGTGCCAGAGGGCGGGCCGGGGGAAACCAGTGCCAGAGGGCGGGCCGGGGGAAACCAGTGCCAGAGGGCGGGCCGGGGGAAACCAGTGCCAGAAAGCGGGCCGGGGGAAACCAGTGCCAGAAAGCGGGCCGGGGGAAACCAGTGCCAGAGGGCGGGCCGGGGGAAACCAGTGCCAGAGGGCGGGCCGGGGGAAACCAGTGCCAGAGGGCGGGCCGGGGGAAACCAGTGCCAGAGGGCGGGCCGGGGGAAACCAGTGCCAGAGAGCGGGCCGGGGGAAACCAGTGCCAGAGAGCGGGCCGGGGGAAACCAGTGCCAGAGAGCGGGCCGGGGGAAACCAGTGCCAGAGAGCGGGCCGGGGGAAACCAGTGCCAGAGAGCGGGCCGGGGGAAACCAGTGCCAGAGAGCGGGCCGGGGGAAACCAGTGCCAGAGAGCGGGCCGGGGGAAACCAGTGCCAGAGAGCGGGCCGGGGGAAACCAGTGCCAGAGAGCGGGCCGGGGGAAACCAGTGCCAGAGAGCGGGCCGGGGGAAACCAGTGCCAGAGAGCGGGCCGGGGGAAACCAGTGCCAGAGAGCGGGCCGGGGGAAACCAGTGCCAGAGAGCGGGCCGGGGGAAACCAGTGCCAGAGAGCGGGCCGGGGGAAACCAGTGCCAGAGAGCGGGCCGGGGGAAACCAGTGCCAGAGAGCGGGCCGGGGGAAACCAGTGCCAGAGAGCGGGCCGGGGGAAACCAGTGCCAGAGAGCGGGCCGGGGGAAACCAGTGCCAGAGAGCGGGCCGGGGGAAACCAGTGCCAGAGAGCGGGCCGGGGGAAACCAGTGCCAGAGAGCGGGCCGGGGGAAACCAGTGCCAGAGAGCGGGCCGGGGGAAACCAGTGCCAGAGAGCGGGCCGGGGGAAACCAGTGCCAGAGAGCGGGCCGGGGGAAACCAGTGCCAGAGAGCGGGCCGGGGGAAACCAGTGCCAGAGAGCGGGCCGGGGGAAACCAGTGCCAGAGAGCGGGCCGGGGGAAACCAGTGCCAGAGAGCGGGCCGGGGGAAACCAGTGCCAGAGAGCGGGCCGGGGGAAACCAGTGCCAGAGAGCGGGCCGGGGGAAACCAGTGCCAGAGAGCGGGCCGGGGGAAACCAGTGCCAGAGAGCGGGCCGGGGGAAACCAGTGCCAGAGAGCGGGCCGGGGGAAACCAGTGCCAGAGAGCGGGCCGGGGGAAACCAGTGCCAGAGAGCGGGCCGGGGGAAACCAGTGCCAGAGAGCGGGCCGGGGGAAACCAGTGCCAGAGAGCGGGCCGGGGGAAACCAGTGCCAGAGAGCGGGCCGGGGGAAACCAGTGCCAGAGAGCGGGCCGGGGGAAACCAGTGCCAGAGAGCGGGCCGGGGGAAACCAGTGCCAGAGAGCGGGCCGGGGGAAACCAGTGCCAGAGAGCGGGCCGGGGGAAACCAGTGCCAGAGAGCGGGCCGGGGGAAACCAGTGCCAGAGAGCGGGCCGGGGGAAACCAGTGCCAGAGAGCGGGCCGGGGGAAACCAGTGCCAGAGAGCGGGCCGGGGGAAACCAGTGCCAGAGAGCGGGCCGGGGGAAACCAGTGCCAGAGAGCGGGCCGGGGGAAACCAGTGCCAGAGAGCGGGCCGGGGGAAACCAGTGCCAGAGAGCGGGCCGGGGGAAACCAGTGCCAGAGAGCGGGCCGGGGGAAACCAGTGCCAGAGAGCGGGCCGGGGGAAACCAGTGCCAGAGAGCGGGCCGGGGGAAACCAGTGCCAGAGAGCGGGCCGGGGGAAACCAGTGCCAGAGAGCGGGCCGGGGGAAACCAGTGCCAGAGAGCGGGCCGGGGGAAACCAGTGCCAGAGAGCGGGCCGGGGGAAACCAGTGCCAGAGAGCGGGCCGGGGGAAACCAGTGCCAGAGAGCGGGCCGGGGGAAACCAGTGCCAGAGAGCGGGCCGGGGGAAACCAGTGCCAGAGAGCGGGCCGGGGGAAACCAGTGCCAGAGAGCGGGCCGGGGAAACCAGTGCCAGAGAGCGGGCCGGGGAAACCAGTGCCAGAGAGCGGGCCGAGGAAACCAGTGCCAGAGAGCGGGCCGAGGAAACCAGTGCCAGAGAGCGGGCCGAGGAAACCAGTGCCAGAGAGCGGGCCGAGGAAACCAGTGCCAGAGAGCGGGCCGAGGAAACCAATGTGAATAGGAAAGTGAGGGAGGAAACTAGTGTGAGCGagcaagtaaaagaaaaatgtgaaaaccGCTCCgtatcactgcggggatga